One Rhea pennata isolate bPtePen1 chromosome 15, bPtePen1.pri, whole genome shotgun sequence genomic window, CTTCAAGTAAATCCATACCTAAAGATTCATGGACATTACTGGCAAACACACTACTAACCTGAACAAGAGTTGAAAGAACATAACTAGGTAAgtgctttgttttcctctaaAATACTCTTGGTTTTAGGTGGAAACTTAAGTTTCATAGTGTGATGGTGTAGACACAGCAATTTCCTCATAATTCAAATCAgcctctttatttctttgactTGGTGTTTTCAGGCCCAGCGATTACAAGAGTACTCAGATATGTAGCTGGCTGAACAGTGCTTTATCTTTTCCCCAGTCAGCTCTAACAAGAAATGCAAAGTTTTGGTCTTTTCCTTGGTCTGGTGTCATTGAATCCCTGTATGGCAAAGTCCAAAGTGGCTTTTGGGGTAAAAATCACATAATGTGCTTTGGCTTTGGCTGCCTATGGGGTTGTGTAAGACTGGTTACAGTCACTGTGTGCGAGTTGGGCATGCATGAAAGCGTGAAAAGCTTCAGCATTCCTACCTATTTTTAACTGTACAAATGAGTATATACAGTCATTATTACGAGggatattttcaaatacaaccAACCTAATTCTACTTCTATTTAAGCCAACAGAAGTTTCAGTCAGAAAAAGCATAAGGCCTGTGCCATATTATCACAGTTGttcacctcacagctgaaaGCCTGAGAATGCTGCAGGCCACTTCCTCTTCTTAATTTGACTTTTGGTTGTATCTGCCAAGTTAATACATGGAGTCTGTAACTTCCCCGTGTCTTTAGAGTGTCTGGtcttgaacagatttttttcacttctgtagtTTAATTCAGAATTTGAAGGCTCTCACTGAGAGCGAACAGCTATGCCAAACAAGAGCACTCTACCTGAGCTTGGTCTTCAGTGCTGCAACTTCCCGGCCCAGGGCTTCATTACTCTCAGTAGCTTCAtccagctctctctgcagcTTCCTGCGGTTTGCATTGATACGCTGGGACTCTTCCTCAGCTTCCTCTAGCTGCCTTTTCAGTTGCTTGAGTCGTGTGTTGCCCTTCTCAGCCTAAAGGGAAATTGAAGAGTAATGCTTTATGAAGCATTTATGAATGAAAGAGACTTGAAAGCTTTACATTCTtcattcctcatttttatttcatattgttTTTGAGAGAACTTTACTAAAACATGTGTGAATCAAAGGTGGAACcttaaaatctagaaaaaatagttttagttTTTGGAAGTTTATTTTGCTGATAGATGCTTTATTCAGACattacatatttgtttttttgctgcacttctgcTTATCTGGTTTGCAGGTTTGTGTGCATTATGTAAAGCTAAACTTCTGAGTGTTGGACAAAATGTGATCACCTTCATTCATGTTCCAATAGGGACTGTTGCGCACAGTCCTGTTTAGTCCCTGTGCACAGTCAGACTGTTGCAGCTGGCTGATTGACAAGGACTAGGACTTTGGCACTTGCCTCAGGATAGAAGGAGAATCATATTGTTGAGGCTGAGTTTAGCAGAGGGCTGTGTAGCTTTCCCAGCAGAAAAGCCAAGCAGACAGTCTGCTTTCTAGAATGAAGAGCCTCCTTCTTCCTAGTAGCTGTAAGTCTGGCCTTTCTTGGGATATTTCTTTGAGACAGAGTAGAAAATCTTTCTTGGGGGTAAAACCTGGAAATCCCTTTGCCCCAGCCTAAGACCTTCATGACATGGCCTGATACCTGCTCTTTGTACtgttctgcttgctttctttcatccTCCACCTGCAGCAAGGCATCCTTCAGCTTCTTGTCCTTCTGGCGTAACGTCTTGGCTGCAACCTGCTTCTCTCTGCAAATGATAGTGTGACATTTGGTGATCTGGAAGGTGTGTAGCCCTCACCTGCCCCAAACATTCTGCTTGTGGAACTGGCACCAAGGACCTGTATATTAAAGGCCTTATTGAAATTAACAGATGAATTCTGAACAAAACTTAAGTGTCAGATTCTCCTTCTGATCAaaacaaatatgtatttgtCCTTGCTGGATGCTAGAGGGGCTCCAGAGGTAAGGAGATCTGCTCTAAACGTGCAGACACAAATCCTGCACACATTGTTTACTTATGTTTCTCAGTAACTGGATCAATGAGTAGATGTCTGTGCCCGCTGGGAGCCCAGTACCTGGCTTCCTGTTCCAACTGCTCTTCAAGAGAAGCAATTTTGGCCTCCAGAGCAGCAATTGTAGCTTTGAATTTGGACTTCACAGCTCCCTCCATCTCCTGCAGTTTACTCTTCAGCTCTTTGTTTTGCCTCTCTAGTTGCTGCCGAGCGCTTTCATTCTTCTGTGCGGTGGAGCGCTCGGTTGCTAACTCATTgttcagctgctctgcctgcaagGTGAGAATGGATGCTGTCAAAAGAGTTGCCAGCTTTGGGGGAAATGACAGGGAATGTTCTTTGTAGCAACTctccaaatatttattcagaatCACAAATAGCTTTTGCTGGGTTACAAACAGCAAGTGACGCACAAGTGCTGAAATGAACTCTACCTGCTGTACTGCTTTCCTCATACGATCACCCATTGCCTCCATGTTGCTTTGTTCCTCTTCTAGCTCTTCCTCCAGTTGTGCAATTCTTGCCTCCAGGCGCCGTTTCTCATCCTGAAGGCTTGTCCTGTAAGTTTAAATTTAGGAAGTGTGTAGTTAGGCTCTGACCAGTTGAATGTGTCTGAAACCATTAGGGCTTGCCCCAAATTTGTAAAGGAAACTGAACCAGATATTTCAATAAAACAGATCATATGCATGCATGTTGTTTTGTCAAGCCTAGATTGCCACAGAATCATACCTTCTCTTGGCAAACCTGCTACTGAATGCCTCATGACTATAGCCTTGCAGGTAATCCAATCCATTCCTACCTTCCAGAAGCAGCACTTGCAAGTTCCTCTGccatctcttctttctccagaTCAGCTTGTTTGCGAGCTCTCTCTGCGGCAGCCAGATCctaggagaaaggagaaggcagCATGGTAAAGAAATGAGCCAGAGCTCAGATGAAATTAGTCATATCATGATATACAAGAATGGGATATTTCTAACATCAGTGTAAGTTGGGTTATCTTGTTAACAGAGTAAATTCTTATGGTACTCTGAGTCCtaggaaagtaaaacaaaatacacatctggtttctattttattgtttttagtCACAAAGATTTCTATTTAATACACCTAGGAGTTCTAGTACTAACAAGACTTTGGGAATTTGTAACTATTGGAAACTATTTGTATTGGATTATACAGTTCATTTCCCCTTAAATCTGGTGAACTGTGCCTTTACCTGAGGTAATTTTCTCAACTTGATCTGAGACTGCTTAGATGTAGTCATGACAACTTCACTGGAGTGCACAGAAGACATGGGAAGTTCTGCTTATAGCTTTCCATCCCTGATAGCAATTatatttgtttcagttcttAAAAGTGCAAATTCTATTTTGCTACTGAAGATCATGTGTAGTTCACAGTAGATCATGTGCTTCATATTGCTCTAAAAGATTCCCACTTTACCTCTTGAAGCTGAATGAGTTCTGCTTCCAGGCTTTTggctttcttctcattttctctggctgtagcaaatatttcttctctggcAGCTCGTGCATCGTCCAGCTCCCGTTGGTAGTCCTTCATCTGAGCCTAGTTGAAAAGAGtatcaaagatttatttttgcctgGCTTTATCACAACTTTAGTAAAAAGAAGTTTGGACCCATCAGAACACATATGGATTTACATAAATATAATGCCTGCTTTAaggatattttctttaacagtCAGCTAGCATATGTTAGAACAGTCTGAAATGCCATTCCAAGAAGAGAGcttctttcacttctgtgctgcagcttttGTAATGTCTTTTGTCCTTATTTCCTTTGATCTTAAGCATTCAGAATATACACATTGTCATTGCTTAGCTGTCGGCATATGACAGAACAGTTGATATAGAGACTTACAGTATAAATAGGAAAATGctatttcagaagcagcaggatTTGTGAAGAATGTTTCATGCATTTGAATCAGTGTTAGGATCAGAGCTGAAGCCCCATAATATTTTATCTGGTGGCCCTTTCTGTACATTGGAATCTatatgttttcctttgtgtgAGTAGGTCAATAGCACATGAGTGCTGGCCAAACAATTTTGGAAGTTCTCTGCATTGGTGAGGTTTAAGATCTGCATGGTTTGCTATGTAAAGTTTTTCATTGTCACTCAACTTGGGCATCACAGGCACCTGGCTGTGGGAGTTCAGTTAAAACTGACCCTTCAACAAATGTCATCTAACTTGCATATTGTGGCTATATGAAACgcagcagtggaaaaaatgagatttgtgGAATTACGTACCTGTAGTTTGCGTAGTTGTTTAATGGCTTCTTCCCGAGCTTTATGAGCAGAATCAACTTGACCTTCTAGATCTTTAACATCAATCTCCAACTTCTttttggctgcagctgccaggCCACGTTGCTTCCGCTCGTCTTCCAGTTCTGTTTCATATTCATGGAGCTGATCATTAAAGAAGATGATAAGTTTAGGAAGGCCCTTCAATACTTCTAAATGCTCTTTGTGTATGTCTGGGTAATGTGTACATCCCCATAAAGCTCTATTAATTGTGGTATCAACAGCAGTTaagatacattttcattttgttcgGACACTGAAGGTTCTTGAAACAAGTTAGCAATTTGAGTTCTGTCCTCATGGAAGTATACATATTACAGGATGATGAATACAATATTTATCCATGCTGTCACAAGACTACTAGGCAAATAGGCTCTGTCCTgtccattttcatttctaacaCTTTTGGATCCATTACTGTTCCTTGGGAAGGCAGATATATTAGaagctgtatttatttcacttgcACTGAGAACACAGACAAATTTCTCTTTATTGTGTCAGAAATAACAATTCATATGTTTTATACAATATTAACTGTAATGTAAAGTTGTTACATCTATTGACAATTGTGCACGTGCTATTTtgacaggagaaaataaaatgctgtaatgctattctgtgccttttttcttaaaataaccTAGGAATTTTTTAATTCACCAAGTGCAAGGGAATATAACGTTTCCTTCTTGTATTAAAATGCTTTAGTAACTGCGTGAGGTTGGAGACATTCAACTGTTTTCATAAGACATTTACAGAGGCAACAGTGGGAATGATACCTGTTTAAGGagttgtcttctcttttcctcattcTGTTCATCTCTGGCTTGTAAGTCTCTCTCAAACTGTACTTTCAGGGCTTGCATGTTAACCTCCAACCTGAGTTTGGCATCTTCAGTCGCCTGTAGTTCATCTTCCAGCTCTTCTAATTGTGTCTTCATCTCTTCTACTTGCTGTTCAAAGGCACGTTTAGACTTCTCCAATTCGTGCACCTTTCAAGCAATAAGAAATTAATAGAATtattataagaaataaaaaaaataattctagcTAAAACATAGTCTATTTGCAATGTAAGCAATATTTGAATGTGGACAATGAGCCCACAAGAGCACCAAAAGTGGTAAGCTAGCATTTTTTGTACACTTACAAATCTGACTTAAGACAAAAGATCTTACAACCAGAGATTCTGTATGTCccacactttcatttttaatctagTCAAGTATCGTCGTAGGATTCAATTAGTATGAGAAGTAATATTATCATGTCACTGTAATAAAAAAGTGATTAGCCAGGCATCAGTGGAGATTTCTGGTTGGTACTACATGTAGCTATATGAATGGTGGAACAGTCAAATATAATCAGTAAAATTAAATCTGCAGAGTTTGCAACTTCGAAGCTGCTTAATAAACTAGATTTagattctctttattttttttctgtcttagaATCAGTAAGAATCTTCTTCAGGCTTGAACTCATGTCAAGAATAAAGATGCTTATGGTTATTTTGCCAAGTCTCTTGAAGCTTTGGGCACAAATGGGTTAACCTTTGAATTCTACATGAAATATCTGATATTGCTGAAAGGATTTGTGTGCTACAGATAACTTCCCATGCTGAAAACACTTCTTTGTTAATTGCTATTTTAAGTTATTATTGTGGAAATTGTTTTGAGCTAGAAACTTACATTCTTGCCAACATCATCTTTGGAGCTAACAAGATCTTCCATTTCAGCTTTCAACAGTTTGTTCGTTCTCTCCAGTTCTTCTTTGGCTTCCAAAGCCTCTTCAAGTGCCCGAGCCAGTGACAAagcctttgtttctttttctctagcttcggcttctgctctgtccctttcATCTGCATAtttggaagaaatgtttttctcttcgGCTAGCATctgtaaaaagataaattaatacAGAAAGTCATTAGCAATAGGGTTTTTCTGTTGCAACTGCCTTGTCAGTTGTTAATGATagagaaaaatctctgcattttcaTAAATGTATATGAGTAGAAAATTAACTGCTTTATGAGtaattcaatttaaatttattttctgactcTGCTTTATCTTTTACTTAAGCAATGGTGTCTCTGTAAGTTCCAGGAAAGTCAGGTGATAACACAGCAAGGGAGTTAATTTTAAATCCATACCTGATCAAacttcttctgcttcttctccagATTAGAGACGAGCTGACGTTGGTTGTCTAAGTCCACCACCAGGTCatccagctcctgctggagtCTGTTCTTGgttttttccagtttgtcaTAAGAAGCAGCCTTTTCCTCAAACTGTTGTGTGAGACCTTCAATTTCTTTCTGGAGcttctttttgccttcttcCAATGTTTCTACTGTGCTAACATATTCCTGTAGTTTCTTCTTAGAGTCAGACAGCTGAAATTTGAAttcagagaatgaaaagaatCTTAGGGCACAAACAGTAAAGCTTGGCAGAGAAGGTAGCCATAAGACAACTATGACCCAGAAATCTTATTTAATTTGACCCATGCGAAGCTAGTGGCAGTCACCAACCACCCACCCTTCATAAAATGAAGCAGACTGTAGGCCTAGTAGGCCCATACAGGCCTTATGTGCAAGACTCTGTTGGGAGCTGTCTTGCGTTTATACCTATCTTGCATTTGTACCTATCCTAGAGATCACACTGTAAAGGGGGAGACTGCTGGCTCCATTGTAGTGCTTCACTGGTGCCATCTGGGCTAAGAACTTGTTCCCTGAAGGCCCACCTGTTATGTCAGGATAGTTCTAAGATCTGAAACCTCTGGAATTACGGACGAAACTCTCAGTGATGGAGCTAGTGATTTAGCTATGGCACTGATACCTGTATTGTCAGTGTTGAAATATGTCTCTCCAGACTTTGTTTCgcttctgtttcttcatccAACTGCTCTTGCAAGCTGTTCTTCTCATCCTCCAACTGACGAAGCTTGGTAGACACATTTAGCTTCTGCCGTGTTTCTTCCTGAAGCAGCTCCTATAGTCACCACAGTCACCACATCAATCAGCAGTATGGTCATTAGTTTAGGTCTTTTTGTAATGTACTTTATATATTCTATAGGTGAGCCGTACTGGATGCAAGTTTACCTGTGTGTCTTGTAGCTGAGATCCTAAGGTTGCAACATCTTTGGTCAATTTGATtgtcttgctttctgcttcATTGAGCAGACTGGTAACATTTTCAACCTCAACCTGTGGGAGACCACAGTGAATATACTCATTTTTTTGCACAACTTCAGTATCTTCCTCCAACTTTAATTTGCTCTAGACTGAAATCCTAACTTCAGACAGGATCTGAATCTGCTGCTATACTTCTGGGTCACctcaagcagaaaaataaaaaatctctgtaaaatTTGCAACAGTCACTAAACAGACCACACTAGTCTGTTCATTGCATGTAGCATTACAGGCCACAACACATATAGAAGGACCGTGAGGCTGAAAGCTTTTGCTTCCATGAGACCCTGTGATTATAATCATTTCATTGTGTTATAACCGAAGTAAGGGTTCAAGACAGGGAACCTACAGGTGACAAAAACCAGAACATTCCATCTGAAGTCAACAGAGCCAGGATTTTTCTAGATGTGATCTGATAGAGTACAGTCTACCTGGTCTTCTCAAGCCCAGGTGTCAACAATAAAAGGTCACACTCCCTCATACCTGTAATTTATGAACTTTTTCATTGAGTTCTGTCCGAACACGCTCTCCGTCAGTGTACTTGGACTGTAATTCTTGCAGCTGTACTTCcagcttcttctttttgtgCTCCACATCTTGTTTGGCCTGATTCAGGCTCCTGATTTCATTAGACAgctcaacattttctttctccagtgtCTGCTTGGTCTTATCCAAGTTTGCTTTAGCCTAAAAGCATTAAGTGAAGAAAGGTGACCTACAGAAGGAAGCCATGGTATCCAGTGGATAGTTTTCAATGAGATGGGTTACTGTTTACCCGTTTAAATTGTTCCAGCTGCTCTGTTAGCTCTTCCACAGCTTGAGTGTGCTTTTGCCTCATTTCCTGGACCTGTGCTTCATGAGTTCGAGTCTCCTCCTCCAGAGCTCTTTTCAGCACTGTGACTTCCTGTTCACGCTTTGCTCTGTAAGGTAACACATATAAATGGAACAGCAGCAGATAAGAATGTTCCAGTCACAAGGAAAACAGCACTACTGCACAATTGTACAAGATTACTGCAGTTGTCAAAGTTCATATTCAATTCTTATGTAGGGTTTGGAGATTTGGGAGTGGGAAAGCTACATGCTGCCACACTGCTGAAAGCCATTTGAGTGGAAATGCGAAGTCCTGGtcctaggaaaaaaatcagatttagaATTATTATCTAATCAAGTACAAGACTGAATTATTTAGGTGCCTATGCTGTAACTGAAGATTAGATACCTGGctccagaaaaataatctagatAACCTAAATTTGATTAATTTGACTGTCTAGATCTTGGAGACCATCACTGTCAGAGTTTAGAACAATAACCTTCCCACTAACCTTGCTAACTTCTCACTTTCAGATGCACAAAtatgtcttctttgcttcatATGAATCACTAGACTGTGTTATATTGAACTTGGTGATGTTTAATTTTAGCCTATACACTAGGTCTCTATACCTGAGCTCTTGCTGGGTGGCTGTGGTATCCAGAGTATCCTCAAGCTCAGTCTTAAGAGCCTCCAGCTCCTCACCAAGgtctctcttttgtttttctgctttgtttcttgcAGCTCTCTCAGACTCCAAGTCTTCCTGGAGATCAGAGATATGAGCTTCCAACTCACGGATCTTCTTGAGGGCATTGTTTTTCTGACTAGTTTCTTCTTCAAGCctgaaaggaaattatttcattttatatattaaaacaaaatttcactttgagaagatctttcagaaattaaaggTTTATACCCAAGGGGTAATTTTAATCTTAACAAACCGTAAGTATTGAGTTTTGTGTTATCACTTCAGGAGGAAATGTGGTTAACCTATCTAATGCTCTATTTAAGATGGCTTGTGATGGCTTGTGGATTGTACTTgaacaatatatatttaatgattCAATATTCTAGAGTTCTCAGTGATACGTAATGGTAATTGTTAATTGTGAGCAGAAAGGTATGTCAGAGAGTTTTGCAAGTCCTGCATTAGATCTGTATGTACCTACTTAAAACTGTAGCTTCAGCTCATTGTGCAGATTGTCCTAACCATTGAACAGAAAACCTAAAGTTTTCCTCTCCCATATTATATGTAGTGTTAAGAGAATTGTAGGCTTCATCACCTGTTCCACATGTACGATGCTGGCTCCCGGAGCAAAAAAGTGCCCAAGAAAGAGGGAGAACAGAGGCAAAAGGGATCTAACAGCTGGACTTCGTCAGGACACAATACCTGGAGATGGTGAATCGGCTGATTCAGCAAAAGGTTTGGTTGAGCGTTGTCCCACTTAAGTCTATACAGAAAAGACTGGACTGGATCAGGGTCAGACTCTAAATAATTTCTGTCCAAAAGGCAAAGCCTATGAACTATGATATTATTATCCATTCTCTACTTGGCAGCACTGCCAAGGCCACTGAGGAGAAAAGTTTTCGCTTATATCTGTAAGGAAGATTAGGTGTCTATAAGATAGTGTAATTTTTGTTAGCACAATGGCAGTTTGGAGGTAGGGGAAGCATGCAGAGAGGATGTAACTGAGAGATGAgattcagagcagcagcatcccTGTGTCTGGGAAGTGGAGATGTGTTCCAGCTGGAGAGTTTCAATGAGCCTGCAGATTCAGGAGTGAATACCTGGCTAGAGCAGcttgcagctcttcctccttcttGGCCAGTTGCATCTTCAGCTCAGCAATCTGTGCCTGGAGGTCTGCGATTTGCTCATGCAGATCACTCGAGTCCCCTTCCaacttccttttcattttctccagttcttgtctgctcttctcttcttttttcagtcgcactgaaaaaataaggattttgGTCATGGGAGTGGCTTAGCACAAGGAGTCCTTAATGTAATTCTGAACTTAGACACATGAATGTTTTGGCCTCCAGTGAGGCCAGATATTTAACCACAAATCACTGTGTTTCTGAAGCAACATGCAGTACCTTGCTGTCTTCACTTATTTCCAGCCATccaaaaaaatcaggtatttctctttctccagaaGAAGCACTAACTTTTCCTaacttcctttcctcttctatatgaaaaaaaaaggtatctatAGTTTATGCATTGTTCTGACCCTAGGATTTTGGTGATTCTCGTTCACACATTCTTGTTTTGGAATAAAGTGGCTTCAGCATATGAAATCAGGAAGACTACacaaaatttggaaaaattctctccagattttgtttttctttttttttttaatatgtgtcaaatgactgaaataaaacacttgTTCATATTACCTTCCAGTTCTGAAATCATAgattcatgtttgtttttcagctttgtaagatttttggctttttcttcttcttctgcaaGATTTGTTGTTAGATCACTTATTCTTTCCTCAAggagttttctttccttaagaaaaataaaatatttctattaccTGAAATGTCTGCTGTTGGTGATCATGAAACATCTCTATGTCAACTAAAAAAATGTACAAGATACTGTCTTTTTAATGCTGCATAACCTGAAATTGTAGTGACACATTCCAATCTGCGAATACTAGAAGAGATGAAAACTAGTTTCTAGTACTTCCATATTCTCAAATCTGCTGCTATTAGAATCTTGTACTCACTCTAATGGCTTGTGAGTATAGGACCCAGTTCAGAAGAATATCCCCTTTCAGAAAGTGCTCAAATAAATTCTTACTTTCAGTTTTAATCGGGAAATTTGGTTGAAATTAGTGTGTGACATCTGCCTGAAAGGCTCATGGAAATTTATAGAGAACTCTATGAATAATACAGTGTTGGAAGATCTGATGAGCCACTCTTGTCCAGGTAGATCTCAGTTAGTAAGATGTTTAGCTGGCACAGACATATGGAAATGCTGTCAAGCAGTAATAGGAACATTTAAGTGAAAGTTGGATAATGATAAATGCCTTATCAAATCAAGAAAACCACTTCTGTGCACCAAGAGAATGGTTCAGTCTTCTCAGGGCCAAGAAGACATATTTTCCATTGATTGTGCTTGATTGCTGTGGGAATTTTTTTTGGAGATACTGTCACCGCAACAGATCTcaaaactgatatttttatacaattttgaatgtttaaatAAGCATGGCAAAATTGTCAAGAGATTTGTTCCGTACACATTGGATTCATCAGTCCACTGTCTGGTGAGTCTGAATAGCCATGAGACCATGTAGTCAAAAGCATTCCTGTTCTTTTAGCTGAAGAGGAGATTTTATCTCCTGTTGCACTGtttttataaagtaaaaaaaaaaaaaaaaggaaccaaaATACTCACCTTGGTTAGCTTGTTATTTTGATCTTCCATTATGAGAATatcatcttccattttttttatcttgccGTCTGCTGTTACCTTTTCAAGTTGCAGTTTTTGCCTTgcagcttcttcttcttctagcTGTTCCTCAAGGTCCTTtgtggagagaaagaaacacacCAAACCTGAATTCTGGAAATAAGATACTGTTTGGATTATAGGAAATGCTTAATATGTGTCAGTCTACATTGGGTACGTTGCAGGCTTTGTTTTTACTAAGAAATAGACAACCTGTACTGGCCTTGGTGATTTAGAAGGAAAGGTTTGTTAAAATAGTTCTTTAGGaaagagatgtttttaaatagagagaggggaagaatgTTTATAAAGAACTGTGTGGAGGAAAGAAACTCAACTGATCATTCTTTCTTCAGTAGGATAAACACACATTCTACAGAGTGCTGTacaacaaacattttcataggATCCAAAGTTTGCcaatttctaatttttctctATCTACTACTTATTGTCTGTATTTGTGACTTATGCCTCCTTACCAGCATTTGTtgttgcatctttttcttttctgcttgcaaTTGTTGGCtgcgctcctcctcctcctcaattCTGGCTTCCATTTCATGCAGAATCTCTTCCAGCTCTTGTTTCTTAGCAGCTAAACGGACTCTCATCTCTTCAGCTTCAGCATacagttcagtttctgcctgaAGCTGCTCTTGAAGGAGGTTCTTCTCTTCACAAAGCTACACAGATAAAATGGGTAGGAAGTTAAAATTTAGGCTGCGAATGGCCCACAGTGTCTTTTTGTTAGGTAGTCCTCGTGTACAGGTTAGTGGCTGTACAGCAGGTCTTGTGTGTGAAAGTGAGGCCTCCTCTCAAGTACCTGGGAGTTAACCTGCACTGACCTTTCATTCTGGTCCATTGctatgaataaaaatgagagtATAAGTTAAAAAGACACGGTTATTTTAATAGCTTctagaaatggagaaaaagtgACTAGCATTTCCTGGAGGTGCAGCACTGTAAATCACCTGGGTGTGTTTCTGTTCCAGCTCCTTCAATTCACTCTCTGCTTTTTGTTGTCTTTCCTTAGTTCTCTGCAGTTCTTCATCCTTAGCctgcatttcttcctcttggCGAGTGACTTGCAGCAGGGGTTTCACCTGGTGGATAGGAAAG contains:
- the MYH11 gene encoding myosin-11 isoform X3 → MAQKPLSDDEKFLFVDKNFINNPLAQADWSAKKLVWVPSEKHGFEAASIKEEKGDEVLVELSENGKKVTLSKDDIQKMNPPKFSKVEDMAELTCLNEASVLHNLRERYFSGLIYTYSGLFCVVVNPYKQLPIYSEKIIDMYKGKKRHEMPPHIYAIADTAYRSMLQDREDQSILCTGESGAGKTENTKKVIQYLAYVASSHKGKKDTSITQGPSFAYGELEKQLLQANPILEAFGNAKTVKNDNSSRFGKFIRINFDVTGYIVGANIETYLLEKSRAIRQAKDERTFHIFYYLIAGASEQMKNDLLLENFNNYTFLSNGFVPIPAQQDDEMFQETLEAMTIMGFSDEEQTAILRVVSSVLQLGNIVFKKERNTDQASMPDNTAAQKVCHLMGINVTDFTRSILTPRIKVGRDVVQKAQTKEQADFAVEALAKATYERLFRWILTRVNKALDKTKRQGASFLGILDIAGFEIFEINSFEQLCINYTNEKLQQLFNHTMFILEQEEYQREGIEWNFIDFGLDLQPCIELIERPTNPPGVLALLDEECWFPKATDTSFVDKLCQEQGNHPKFQKTKQLKDKTEFSIIHYAGKVNYNATAWLTKNMDPLNDNVTSLLNQSSDKFVADLWKDVDRIVGLDQMAKMTESSLPSSSKTKKGMFRTVGQLYKEQLTKLMTTLRNTNPNFVRCIIPNHEKRAGKLDAHLVLEQLRCNGVLEGIRICRQGFPNRIVFQEFRQRYEILAANAIPKGFMDGKQACILMIKALELDPNLYRIGQSKIFFRTGVLAHLEEERDLKITDIIIAFQAQCRGYLARKAFAKRQQQLTAMKVIQRNCAAYLKLRNWQWWRLFTKVKPLLQVTRQEEEMQAKDEELQRTKERQQKAESELKELEQKHTQLCEEKNLLQEQLQAETELYAEAEEMRVRLAAKKQELEEILHEMEARIEEEEERSQQLQAEKKKMQQQMLDLEEQLEEEEAARQKLQLEKVTADGKIKKMEDDILIMEDQNNKLTKERKLLEERISDLTTNLAEEEEKAKNLTKLKNKHESMISELEVRLKKEEKSRQELEKMKRKLEGDSSDLHEQIADLQAQIAELKMQLAKKEEELQAALARLEEETSQKNNALKKIRELEAHISDLQEDLESERAARNKAEKQKRDLGEELEALKTELEDTLDTTATQQELRAKREQEVTVLKRALEEETRTHEAQVQEMRQKHTQAVEELTEQLEQFKRAKANLDKTKQTLEKENVELSNEIRSLNQAKQDVEHKKKKLEVQLQELQSKYTDGERVRTELNEKVHKLQVEVENVTSLLNEAESKTIKLTKDVATLGSQLQDTQELLQEETRQKLNVSTKLRQLEDEKNSLQEQLDEETEAKQSLERHISTLTIQLSDSKKKLQEYVSTVETLEEGKKKLQKEIEGLTQQFEEKAASYDKLEKTKNRLQQELDDLVVDLDNQRQLVSNLEKKQKKFDQMLAEEKNISSKYADERDRAEAEAREKETKALSLARALEEALEAKEELERTNKLLKAEMEDLVSSKDDVGKNVHELEKSKRAFEQQVEEMKTQLEELEDELQATEDAKLRLEVNMQALKVQFERDLQARDEQNEEKRRQLLKQLHEYETELEDERKQRGLAAAAKKKLEIDVKDLEGQVDSAHKAREEAIKQLRKLQAQMKDYQRELDDARAAREEIFATARENEKKAKSLEAELIQLQEDLAAAERARKQADLEKEEMAEELASAASGRTSLQDEKRRLEARIAQLEEELEEEQSNMEAMGDRMRKAVQQAEQLNNELATERSTAQKNESARQQLERQNKELKSKLQEMEGAVKSKFKATIAALEAKIASLEEQLEQEAREKQVAAKTLRQKDKKLKDALLQVEDERKQAEQYKEQAEKGNTRLKQLKRQLEEAEEESQRINANRRKLQRELDEATESNEALGREVAALKTKLRGTQEPSQ